From Heteronotia binoei isolate CCM8104 ecotype False Entrance Well chromosome 3, APGP_CSIRO_Hbin_v1, whole genome shotgun sequence, a single genomic window includes:
- the ATP5PF gene encoding ATP synthase-coupling factor 6, mitochondrial, with protein sequence MILQQLFRFSYVFHSAVSIHLRRNIGFSAVVFNKAKELDPVQKLFLDKIREYNSKSQNAGGPVDAGPEYQKDLNEGLAKLQRLYGGGDLTKFPDFKFEEPKFEEDQK encoded by the exons ATGATTCTCCAGCAGCTCTTCAGATTTTCTTACGTTTTCCATTCTGCTGTCTCCATCCACTTACGTAGAAACATTGGTTTTTCTGCTGTTGTGTTCAATAAGGCAAAGGAACTTGATCCTGTGCAGAAACTCTTCTTGGACAAGATTAGAGAATACAACTCAAAAAGCCA GAATGCTGGTGGCCCTGTTGATGCTGGACCGGAATATCAGAAAGATCTGAATGAAGGACTTGCTAAACTCCAGCGATTATATGGTGGTGGAGACTTGACCAAATTTCCAGACTTCAAATTTGAGG AACCCAAGTTTGAAGAAGATCAGAAGTGA